A portion of the Collinsella aerofaciens genome contains these proteins:
- the def gene encoding peptide deformylase — protein sequence MEANGIVLSPDPRLRQECAVIEEITPAIDALAEKMKKMMFDNGGCGLAAPQIGELIQLVTIDCDYSDKNDYDPYVLINPVIVEQSDHLVPFSEGCLSIPGISCEIERPDHVVVEAYDLDANLIRYEATGDLFCVCLQHEIDHLHGNTMFERLKPMQRLKAVKEYQDALARGARPGETE from the coding sequence ATGGAAGCCAACGGAATCGTACTGTCGCCCGACCCTCGCCTGCGTCAGGAGTGCGCCGTCATTGAGGAGATCACCCCGGCGATCGATGCGCTTGCCGAGAAGATGAAGAAAATGATGTTCGACAACGGCGGTTGCGGCCTGGCCGCCCCGCAGATCGGTGAGCTTATTCAGCTCGTCACCATCGACTGCGACTACAGCGACAAGAACGACTACGATCCGTACGTGCTTATCAATCCCGTGATTGTGGAGCAGAGCGACCATCTGGTGCCGTTTAGCGAGGGCTGCCTGTCCATCCCCGGCATTAGCTGCGAGATCGAGCGTCCCGACCATGTTGTCGTCGAGGCGTACGACCTGGATGCCAACCTGATTCGCTACGAGGCCACGGGCGACCTGTTCTGCGTGTGTCTGCAGCACGAGATCGATCACCTGCACGGCAATACCATGTTCGAGCGACTGAAGCCGATGCAGAGGCTCAAGGCGGTCAAGGAGTACCAGGACGCCCTGGCCCGCGGCGCTCGACCGGGCGAGACGGAGTAA
- the sdaAA gene encoding L-serine ammonia-lyase, iron-sulfur-dependent, subunit alpha — protein MAGKPQTLATTSAFEILGPVMVGPSSSHTAGALRCAQVAASLLEGRITKVTFGLWNSFAHTYRGHGTDRALVAGILGLDTDDENIKQAFDLAHEQGLEYHFDIKGDDASIHPNTVDIDMVDDTGATAQVRGESLGGGKMRISRINGVGVDISGMYSTLFVAHYDVPGVLAALTNLLAYAHVNIAFCRTYRTEVGGQAYSVFETDGAPDDTVIPMLRKLDNVDYATFIELPGSASSLSPGVSAKEIFDDGEQLLDACAELGLNIGAVMAVREARLTGETHAVAAMRRVLDVMREETTTPIVNPQRSLGGLIGGEAKLVDATGSNDLSSNLMGTVQTDAVARAMAVLERSATMGVIVAAPTAGSAGVVPGCVLALADRLQLDDEQVMDALYCAAAIGLNLTTSACVAGAEGGCQAEVGSAAAMAAAALVQMLGGTPEQALDASSIALSNLLGLVCDPVGGLVEVPCQNRNAIGVAAAFSSAQLALAGIKSLVPFDQMAHVMLSVGHALPATLRETAKGGIAQAPAALSACAKCGVCG, from the coding sequence ATGGCAGGCAAGCCGCAAACACTAGCTACGACCTCGGCATTCGAGATCTTGGGCCCCGTCATGGTAGGCCCCAGCTCATCGCACACCGCCGGCGCCCTGCGCTGCGCCCAAGTTGCCGCCAGCCTGCTGGAAGGCCGCATCACCAAAGTCACCTTTGGCCTGTGGAACTCCTTCGCCCACACCTACCGCGGCCACGGCACCGACCGTGCGCTCGTCGCGGGCATTCTGGGCCTCGACACCGATGACGAGAACATCAAACAGGCCTTCGACCTCGCGCACGAGCAGGGCCTCGAATATCACTTTGACATCAAGGGCGACGACGCCTCCATCCACCCCAATACCGTCGACATCGACATGGTCGACGACACGGGCGCCACGGCACAGGTCCGCGGTGAGAGCCTGGGCGGCGGCAAGATGCGCATCAGCCGCATTAACGGCGTCGGCGTCGACATCTCGGGTATGTACTCCACGCTCTTCGTGGCGCACTACGACGTCCCCGGCGTGCTTGCCGCACTCACCAACCTGCTCGCCTACGCGCACGTGAACATCGCCTTCTGCCGCACCTACCGCACCGAAGTGGGCGGCCAGGCCTACTCCGTCTTTGAGACCGACGGCGCGCCCGACGACACCGTTATCCCCATGCTACGTAAGCTCGACAATGTTGATTACGCGACCTTTATCGAGCTCCCCGGTTCTGCCTCGTCGCTCTCCCCCGGCGTCTCGGCAAAGGAAATCTTCGACGACGGCGAGCAGCTGCTCGATGCGTGCGCCGAGCTCGGCCTGAATATCGGCGCCGTCATGGCCGTTCGGGAGGCGCGTCTGACTGGCGAGACCCACGCCGTCGCCGCCATGCGCCGCGTGCTCGACGTCATGCGGGAGGAGACCACGACCCCCATCGTCAACCCGCAGCGCTCGCTCGGCGGCCTCATCGGCGGCGAGGCTAAGCTTGTCGATGCCACCGGCAGCAACGACCTTAGCTCCAACTTGATGGGCACCGTTCAAACCGACGCCGTTGCCCGCGCCATGGCCGTGCTCGAGCGTTCCGCCACGATGGGAGTAATCGTAGCAGCACCGACGGCAGGCTCCGCGGGTGTTGTGCCCGGCTGTGTGCTGGCGCTCGCCGATCGCCTGCAGCTCGACGACGAGCAGGTCATGGACGCGCTCTACTGCGCAGCCGCCATCGGCCTCAATCTCACCACGAGCGCCTGCGTCGCCGGCGCCGAGGGCGGCTGCCAGGCCGAGGTGGGAAGCGCCGCCGCCATGGCAGCCGCCGCGCTGGTGCAGATGCTCGGCGGCACGCCCGAGCAGGCGCTCGACGCCAGTTCCATCGCGCTGAGTAACCTGCTGGGCCTCGTTTGTGACCCCGTCGGTGGCCTCGTGGAGGTGCCCTGCCAAAACCGCAACGCCATCGGCGTGGCAGCGGCCTTTAGTTCGGCACAACTCGCCCTCGCAGGTATTAAGAGCTTGGTGCCGTTTGACCAGATGGCACATGTCATGCTCTCGGTGGGCCACGCGTTGCCGGCCACGCTGCGCGAGACGGCAAAGGGCGGCATAGCGCAGGCTCCGGCCGCGCTTTCGGCCTGTGCAAAATGCGGTGTGTGCGGATAA
- the fmt gene encoding methionyl-tRNA formyltransferase has translation MRIVFMGTPDFAVPSLTSLVEAGNEIALVITRPDAVRGRGKKLEPSPVKAKALELGLPVIEANRMTPEVVEALQAAQADIFCVAAYGCILPDEVLNMAPLGIVNVHASLLPRWRGAAPIQRAILAGDEVAGVSIMRIGHGVDTGAYCAQASTSVAGKHAEALTMELGEFGGKLLADTLPSLADGTAVWTEQDEALVTHAAKISKQEMRLDPHMVALDCVRHVLASSDTAPARCVIAGKTVRVLDAAPADVSLGEGQVLLQAKRVYLGLSDGSVELLEVKPDGKRAMSASAWAAGLQGADLIWGVLS, from the coding sequence ATGCGTATTGTGTTTATGGGTACGCCTGATTTTGCTGTGCCTTCGCTGACTTCGCTTGTTGAGGCTGGGAACGAGATTGCGCTTGTTATTACTCGTCCCGATGCTGTTCGTGGGCGTGGTAAGAAGCTGGAGCCGTCTCCTGTTAAGGCTAAGGCGCTTGAGCTGGGGTTGCCGGTTATTGAGGCTAATCGTATGACGCCGGAGGTTGTTGAGGCGCTCCAAGCTGCCCAGGCTGACATTTTCTGTGTGGCTGCCTATGGCTGCATTTTGCCCGATGAGGTCTTGAATATGGCGCCGCTTGGTATTGTGAATGTTCATGCGTCCTTGCTACCTCGTTGGCGTGGTGCTGCTCCCATCCAGCGTGCCATTCTTGCTGGTGACGAGGTTGCCGGCGTTTCCATTATGCGCATTGGACATGGCGTGGATACTGGTGCTTATTGTGCCCAGGCTTCCACGTCGGTTGCCGGTAAGCATGCTGAGGCGCTGACCATGGAGCTTGGTGAGTTTGGCGGCAAACTGCTTGCCGATACGCTTCCTTCTCTTGCCGATGGCACCGCCGTGTGGACTGAACAGGATGAGGCGCTCGTTACCCATGCTGCCAAGATTTCTAAGCAGGAGATGCGCCTGGATCCGCACATGGTGGCGCTTGATTGCGTGCGTCATGTGCTGGCCTCGTCCGATACCGCGCCTGCTCGTTGCGTGATTGCTGGTAAGACCGTACGCGTGCTCGATGCTGCGCCGGCTGATGTGTCGCTCGGCGAGGGTCAGGTTCTCCTTCAGGCCAAGCGTGTTTACCTGGGCCTTTCTGATGGCTCGGTTGAACTACTCGAGGTTAAGCCTGATGGCAAGCGTGCCATGTCTGCTTCTGCCTGGGCTGCTGGCCTGCAGGGTGCCGATCTTATCTGGGGTGTTTTGTCATGA
- the priA gene encoding primosomal protein N', producing MAQQLSLFGSPEPEVAPVVPASAAAPAKPKPAPEPVAAYASVVLDIPTRALSEPFAYCIPQSLANETQIGSTVLVHFGNRAAAGYIVDIAPELGDLQGNNALDPARIKPIEAILSKPLFTAEAARIARWMSREYVATLSECLRLYLPPGGSPRVVKGDDGAWSVERPAVKPIQNRWVMLTPEGFDYTPPKTAVRQRQLIEALQCGPVTTRDLNLLYNSISATIKALEKRGVVVVEERRAWRGCSEQTTLSSASGKAPVSLTNGQQQALAQIERARLDAHGDVVLVDGVTGSGKTEVYLSAIERVLAAGRSACVLVPEISLTAQTVGRFRSRFGETVAVFHSRLSAGERLDQWDMVASGAARVVVGARSALFCPLHDLGLIIIDEEHETSYKQGSSPRYHAREVAAEMARRYCCPLVLGSATPSAEALDRCRRGTYNGATWTRVEMPERPGHAVLPTVRIADLRREFSHGSRSMFSKPLMEGLERVVERREKAVLLHNRRGFAPFLMCRECGCVPTCNHCSTALTYHERTHTLQCHTCGSSWRVQPYPAPTSRCPKCGSRYLAKMGLGTQQIEDALHQMLPEDVAIIRMDADSTRGKDAHKKLLEQFDAADCAVLLGTQMIAKGLDFPEVTLVGVINADFALKLPDFRAGERAYDLLEQVAGRAGRGDRPGEVIIQTYLPEDPVIHAVAEHDRSIFTDFDLDQRRDALYPPFVRLVNILVWSANRDDARDYIGRIAKLLKRRWHAAAPDFLRAGSAVPQVLGPASCVIERAKDRYRFHLLVKSPVGYHVSDDIDACLKEVGSVRGVSVSVDVDAYDLM from the coding sequence ATGGCTCAACAACTGTCGCTGTTTGGTTCGCCGGAACCGGAGGTGGCTCCGGTGGTGCCGGCATCCGCTGCTGCCCCGGCAAAGCCCAAGCCTGCACCTGAACCCGTCGCCGCTTACGCGAGCGTGGTCCTCGACATTCCCACCCGCGCGTTGTCCGAGCCATTCGCATACTGCATTCCGCAGTCCCTTGCCAATGAGACCCAGATCGGGTCTACGGTCCTGGTACACTTTGGCAACCGTGCCGCCGCGGGCTATATCGTCGACATTGCGCCTGAGCTGGGAGACCTGCAAGGTAACAACGCCCTCGACCCCGCACGCATCAAGCCTATCGAGGCCATCCTCAGCAAACCGCTCTTTACCGCCGAGGCTGCCCGCATCGCACGCTGGATGAGCCGCGAGTATGTCGCGACGCTTTCCGAGTGCTTGCGCCTGTACCTGCCCCCGGGTGGCAGTCCGCGCGTCGTTAAGGGCGATGACGGCGCATGGTCGGTTGAGCGCCCCGCCGTCAAGCCTATCCAAAACCGCTGGGTGATGCTTACGCCCGAAGGCTTTGACTATACGCCGCCCAAGACCGCGGTCCGTCAGCGTCAGCTCATCGAGGCGCTGCAGTGCGGCCCGGTCACGACGCGCGACCTCAATCTTCTCTATAACAGCATATCGGCGACCATCAAGGCGCTCGAAAAGCGCGGCGTCGTGGTGGTGGAGGAGCGCCGTGCGTGGCGTGGCTGCAGCGAGCAGACCACGCTGTCCTCGGCAAGCGGCAAGGCGCCGGTCTCCCTTACAAACGGCCAGCAACAGGCACTCGCGCAGATTGAGCGCGCCCGTTTGGACGCTCATGGCGACGTGGTGCTGGTCGACGGCGTTACCGGCTCCGGCAAAACCGAGGTTTATCTCTCTGCCATCGAGCGTGTGCTCGCAGCTGGTCGCTCTGCCTGCGTGCTCGTCCCCGAGATCTCGCTGACGGCCCAGACCGTCGGCCGCTTCCGCTCGCGCTTTGGCGAGACGGTCGCCGTGTTCCATTCGCGCCTTTCGGCCGGCGAGCGTCTGGACCAGTGGGATATGGTCGCCAGCGGTGCGGCCCGCGTGGTGGTCGGCGCCCGCTCGGCGCTCTTTTGCCCGCTCCACGACTTGGGCCTCATCATCATCGACGAGGAACACGAGACCAGTTACAAGCAGGGCTCCAGTCCGCGCTACCACGCGCGCGAGGTGGCGGCCGAGATGGCGCGGCGCTACTGCTGCCCGCTCGTGTTGGGCTCGGCCACGCCTTCTGCCGAGGCCCTCGACCGCTGCCGCCGTGGCACGTATAACGGTGCCACCTGGACGCGCGTCGAGATGCCCGAGCGCCCGGGACACGCAGTCCTGCCTACGGTTCGGATCGCCGACCTGCGCCGTGAGTTTTCTCACGGCAGCCGCTCCATGTTCTCCAAACCGCTGATGGAAGGCCTGGAGCGTGTGGTCGAACGCCGCGAGAAGGCCGTGTTGTTGCATAACCGCCGTGGCTTTGCGCCATTCCTGATGTGCCGCGAGTGTGGCTGCGTCCCCACCTGCAATCACTGCTCCACCGCGCTCACGTATCACGAACGCACGCACACGCTGCAGTGTCACACCTGCGGTTCGTCCTGGCGCGTGCAGCCGTATCCCGCGCCCACGAGCCGTTGCCCCAAATGCGGCAGTCGCTACCTGGCAAAAATGGGCCTGGGCACTCAGCAGATCGAGGACGCACTGCACCAGATGCTTCCCGAGGACGTCGCCATCATTCGCATGGATGCCGATTCCACGCGCGGCAAGGATGCGCACAAAAAACTTCTCGAGCAGTTCGATGCGGCCGATTGCGCCGTGCTGCTGGGCACCCAGATGATCGCCAAGGGCCTCGACTTTCCCGAGGTTACGCTCGTGGGCGTGATCAATGCCGACTTTGCATTAAAGCTGCCCGATTTTAGAGCGGGAGAGCGCGCCTATGATTTGCTGGAGCAGGTCGCGGGCCGTGCCGGACGCGGCGATCGCCCTGGCGAGGTCATCATCCAGACCTATCTGCCCGAGGACCCGGTTATTCACGCCGTTGCCGAGCACGACCGTTCGATCTTTACCGACTTCGACTTGGACCAGCGCCGCGACGCGCTGTACCCGCCGTTTGTTCGCTTGGTCAACATCTTGGTGTGGTCAGCGAACCGAGACGACGCGCGGGACTACATCGGGCGTATTGCAAAGCTTCTTAAGCGTCGCTGGCATGCCGCCGCGCCCGACTTTTTGCGGGCGGGGAGTGCCGTGCCGCAGGTGCTGGGCCCGGCTTCGTGTGTAATCGAGAGAGCCAAGGACCGTTACCGCTTCCATCTGCTTGTGAAGTCGCCCGTGGGGTACCATGTCTCTGATGATATCGACGCCTGCCTCAAAGAGGTGGGCTCTGTGCGCGGCGTGAGCGTGAGCGTTGACGTCGATGCCTATGATTTGATGTAA
- the gltX gene encoding glutamate--tRNA ligase — protein sequence MASDVRVRFAPSPTGKLHIGGARTAIYNWAFARANGGTFILRIDDTDPTRSTDENTQIILRAMRWLGLDWDEGPEVGGDYGPYAQTERLDLYKQAAQKLWDEGKAYPCFCTKEQLEADRKAAQERKDPFQGYQRRCRDLDPEEARRRIEAGEPYVLRIKVPEDRGDVVIHDAVHGEVTFDAKELDDFVIFRSDGTPTYNFATVVDDAMMKITHVIRGDDHLSNTPRQVMVYEALGAPVPTFAHISMILGADGKKLSKRHGATSVEEYRDAGYLSDAFVNYLALLGWSLDGETTIIPRDVLASKFSLDRISKNPATFDPKKLDWVNAEYINGMSDAQFADEIMVPELHEAGLIEGNVEYGEDWIDALAAIVKPRTKMPADAVTVAAPIFATAETLEYDEKSVNKGLAKEGMGAILDAAKAALEGVDEWTAEAIDAALEPLPEQMDLKKRVVFQAVRVAVCGNMVSPPLGETMALVGRDDCLARIDRARTMAL from the coding sequence ATGGCATCAGACGTTCGCGTCCGCTTTGCACCCTCACCGACGGGCAAGCTGCACATCGGCGGCGCCCGCACCGCTATCTATAACTGGGCTTTCGCCCGCGCAAACGGTGGCACGTTCATTCTGCGCATCGACGACACCGATCCCACTCGTTCCACCGACGAGAACACGCAGATCATTCTGCGCGCCATGCGCTGGCTGGGCCTGGACTGGGACGAGGGTCCCGAGGTGGGCGGCGACTATGGTCCCTATGCCCAGACCGAGCGCCTGGACCTGTACAAGCAGGCCGCCCAGAAGCTCTGGGACGAGGGCAAGGCCTATCCCTGCTTCTGCACCAAGGAGCAGCTCGAGGCTGATCGCAAGGCCGCGCAGGAGCGCAAGGACCCCTTCCAGGGCTATCAGCGCCGCTGCCGCGATCTTGATCCCGAGGAGGCACGCCGCCGCATCGAGGCCGGCGAGCCCTACGTCCTGCGCATCAAGGTGCCCGAGGACCGCGGCGACGTCGTCATCCACGACGCCGTCCACGGCGAGGTGACCTTCGACGCCAAGGAACTCGACGACTTCGTCATCTTCCGCTCCGATGGCACGCCCACGTACAACTTCGCGACCGTCGTCGACGATGCCATGATGAAGATCACCCATGTCATCCGCGGCGATGATCACCTGTCCAACACCCCGCGTCAGGTCATGGTCTACGAGGCCCTCGGCGCGCCCGTGCCCACGTTCGCCCACATCTCCATGATTCTGGGCGCCGACGGCAAGAAGCTCTCCAAGCGCCATGGCGCCACCTCGGTGGAGGAGTACCGCGACGCCGGTTACCTGTCCGATGCCTTTGTCAACTATCTGGCGCTGCTCGGCTGGTCGCTCGACGGCGAGACCACGATCATCCCGCGCGATGTCCTGGCCAGCAAGTTCTCGCTTGATCGCATCTCCAAGAATCCCGCGACTTTCGACCCCAAAAAGCTCGACTGGGTCAATGCCGAGTACATCAATGGCATGTCCGATGCTCAGTTTGCCGACGAGATCATGGTCCCCGAGCTGCACGAGGCGGGTCTCATCGAGGGTAACGTCGAGTACGGCGAGGACTGGATCGACGCGCTTGCCGCCATCGTCAAGCCGCGCACCAAGATGCCGGCCGACGCCGTGACCGTTGCCGCCCCCATCTTCGCTACGGCCGAGACGCTCGAGTATGACGAGAAGTCCGTCAACAAGGGCCTGGCCAAGGAGGGCATGGGTGCCATTCTGGACGCCGCCAAGGCTGCTCTCGAGGGCGTGGACGAGTGGACTGCCGAGGCCATCGACGCCGCGCTTGAACCGCTGCCCGAGCAGATGGACCTTAAGAAGCGCGTGGTGTTCCAGGCCGTGCGCGTTGCCGTCTGCGGCAACATGGTGAGCCCTCCGCTGGGCGAGACCATGGCGCTCGTCGGCCGCGACGACTGCCTGGCGCGCATCGACCGCGCCCGCACGATGGCGCTGTAG
- the metK gene encoding methionine adenosyltransferase encodes MSEELRSIPPQHGSFVFTSESVTEGHPDKIADQISDAVLDAILAKEIELQEQGYIAPNGVPANVENVRCACETLVTTGTVIVAGEIRTQAYVDVQEIARGVIRRIGYNRAKFGFDCDTCGVMSLIHEQSPDIAQGVDESFETQTGATTDPIDLIGAGDQGMMFGYASNETKTLMPMPHYLASRLAERLAAVRHDGTLAYLRPDGKTQVTVRYEEGKPVEVTTIVISTQHAAEIEDMGKIKADLIEHVITPVMAAENMPWDNADIYVNPTGRFVVGGPMGDTGLTGRKIIVDTYGGYGRHGGGAFSGKDCTKVDRSAAYAARWVAKNVVAADLADRCEVELAYAIGVSKPLSIMVDTFGTANVAEDKIVEAVEKTFDLRPGAIIRDLDLRRPIYEKTAAYGHFGREDADFTWEKTDRVEELKAACGL; translated from the coding sequence ATGTCAGAAGAACTTCGTTCCATCCCACCCCAACACGGGTCCTTTGTTTTTACGTCGGAGTCGGTGACCGAAGGTCATCCCGATAAGATCGCTGATCAGATCAGTGACGCCGTCCTCGACGCAATCCTCGCCAAAGAAATAGAGCTCCAGGAGCAGGGCTACATCGCCCCCAACGGCGTGCCTGCCAACGTGGAGAACGTCCGCTGCGCCTGCGAGACCCTCGTGACCACCGGCACCGTCATCGTCGCCGGCGAGATTCGCACCCAGGCCTATGTCGACGTACAGGAAATCGCCCGCGGCGTTATCCGCCGCATTGGCTACAACCGTGCCAAGTTCGGTTTTGACTGCGACACCTGCGGCGTTATGAGCCTCATCCACGAGCAGTCGCCCGATATCGCCCAGGGCGTTGACGAGTCCTTCGAGACCCAGACCGGCGCTACCACCGACCCGATCGACCTGATCGGTGCCGGCGACCAGGGTATGATGTTCGGTTATGCCTCCAACGAGACCAAGACCCTCATGCCCATGCCGCACTACCTGGCAAGCCGCCTGGCCGAGCGCCTGGCCGCCGTGCGTCACGACGGTACCCTCGCCTATCTGCGTCCCGACGGCAAGACCCAGGTCACCGTGCGCTATGAGGAAGGCAAGCCCGTGGAGGTCACGACCATCGTCATCTCCACGCAGCACGCCGCCGAGATCGAGGACATGGGCAAGATCAAGGCCGACCTCATCGAGCATGTCATTACCCCGGTCATGGCCGCCGAGAACATGCCGTGGGACAACGCGGACATCTACGTGAACCCCACCGGTCGCTTTGTCGTGGGCGGCCCCATGGGCGACACGGGCCTCACCGGCCGCAAGATCATCGTCGACACCTACGGCGGCTACGGCCGTCACGGCGGCGGCGCCTTTAGCGGCAAGGACTGCACCAAGGTCGACCGCTCTGCCGCGTATGCCGCGCGCTGGGTCGCCAAGAACGTGGTCGCCGCCGACCTGGCCGACCGCTGCGAAGTCGAGCTTGCCTACGCCATCGGCGTTTCCAAGCCCCTCTCAATCATGGTCGACACCTTCGGTACCGCGAATGTTGCCGAGGACAAGATCGTCGAGGCCGTAGAGAAGACCTTCGACCTGCGCCCGGGCGCAATCATCCGCGACCTAGACCTGCGTCGCCCCATCTACGAGAAGACGGCAGCCTACGGTCACTTCGGTCGCGAAGACGCCGACTTCACCTGGGAGAAGACCGACCGAGTCGAAGAACTCAAAGCAGCCTGCGGACTGTAA
- a CDS encoding L,D-transpeptidase: protein MSQNDRTQLIPDPQQPSWHTGGVQSPRPIAPSHGQQRGATNTSQRPNQQRQQRQANGNAPKQPRTHARGDRGPARKPVENNKSGKKTTLFVVLGLIVIVYIVGVVAFSQLAYPNTTVAGVDVSFSNASSAATKVNSAWKHYKLTVTGDDFSWTYQPESDEPIVDGEAAAKEIISHNEAFVWPVRLVESLSGKTKTTATSNKVDLDQDVDLSMLSDTFDQKKFEKDLGAAIDEFNEGRSGTFEANSSYDEQAGKFTVEKARSNEKLNRDHVIKYAELELASLTETVDLSKLGNDAYEPLNGTLTDDQIQAACDAANNFLGVNVTLKLNGEDAGKVDGSSVLQWISFANPANPTLDTSQISSWAAELANGFNTVGSTRWWTRADGKQCAVEGGDFGWSIDSSSLAKQVEDAINNKQTGEIEIKYSKKADTFTAKGEPDWKAYVDVDLSEQHARYYDESGNIVWEANFISGKPGEDATPEGVWQINSNDGASKLIGAKDPETGKPKYESPVSYWMPFEGNMVGFHDATWQNDKSFDDPNSYKWCGSHGCINLRLADAKALHDCIKVGLCVVVHS from the coding sequence ATGTCGCAAAACGATCGAACTCAACTGATTCCCGATCCGCAGCAGCCGAGCTGGCACACCGGCGGCGTTCAGTCGCCGCGTCCTATCGCGCCGAGCCACGGTCAACAGCGTGGTGCAACAAACACTTCGCAACGCCCGAACCAGCAACGTCAGCAGCGCCAGGCAAACGGCAATGCGCCCAAGCAGCCCCGCACGCACGCTCGAGGCGATCGCGGCCCCGCACGCAAACCCGTCGAGAACAATAAGTCGGGCAAAAAGACGACGCTCTTTGTCGTCCTGGGTCTTATCGTCATTGTCTATATCGTAGGCGTCGTAGCGTTTTCGCAGCTAGCATACCCCAACACCACCGTTGCCGGCGTCGACGTCTCGTTCTCCAACGCTTCGTCTGCCGCCACCAAGGTCAACTCGGCATGGAAGCACTATAAGCTCACCGTGACAGGCGATGACTTTAGCTGGACCTATCAGCCCGAGTCCGATGAGCCTATCGTCGATGGCGAAGCTGCCGCAAAAGAGATCATCAGCCACAACGAAGCCTTTGTATGGCCGGTCCGCCTTGTGGAATCCTTAAGCGGCAAGACCAAAACAACCGCTACCTCCAACAAAGTCGATCTTGATCAAGACGTCGACCTGTCCATGCTCTCCGATACCTTTGACCAAAAGAAGTTTGAGAAGGATCTGGGCGCCGCCATCGACGAGTTTAACGAGGGCCGTTCGGGCACGTTCGAGGCCAATAGCTCATATGACGAGCAAGCGGGCAAGTTTACCGTCGAGAAGGCGCGCTCCAACGAAAAACTCAACCGCGACCATGTCATTAAGTATGCCGAGCTCGAGCTTGCCTCGCTGACCGAGACCGTAGATCTTTCCAAGCTCGGCAACGATGCCTATGAGCCGCTCAATGGAACGCTGACCGATGATCAAATTCAGGCCGCATGCGATGCCGCCAACAACTTCCTGGGCGTCAACGTGACCCTCAAGCTCAACGGCGAGGATGCCGGCAAGGTTGATGGCAGCTCCGTGTTACAGTGGATCAGCTTTGCCAATCCCGCAAACCCCACGCTCGATACGTCGCAGATCAGCAGCTGGGCAGCCGAGCTCGCCAACGGCTTCAATACCGTGGGCTCCACTCGCTGGTGGACGCGCGCCGATGGCAAGCAGTGTGCCGTCGAAGGCGGCGACTTTGGTTGGTCCATCGACAGCAGCTCGCTTGCAAAGCAGGTCGAGGATGCCATTAACAACAAGCAGACCGGCGAAATCGAGATCAAATACTCCAAGAAGGCCGACACCTTTACCGCAAAGGGAGAGCCCGACTGGAAGGCATACGTCGATGTCGATCTGTCCGAGCAGCACGCGCGTTACTACGACGAGAGCGGCAATATCGTGTGGGAGGCCAACTTTATCTCGGGAAAGCCGGGCGAGGACGCCACGCCCGAGGGCGTCTGGCAGATCAACAGCAACGACGGCGCCAGCAAACTCATCGGTGCCAAGGACCCCGAGACCGGCAAGCCCAAATACGAGAGCCCGGTAAGCTATTGGATGCCGTTTGAGGGAAACATGGTCGGCTTCCACGATGCAACGTGGCAAAACGACAAGAGCTTTGACGACCCCAACTCCTACAAGTGGTGCGGCAGCCACGGTTGCATCAACCTGCGCCTGGCCGACGCCAAGGCACTTCACGACTGCATCAAAGTCGGCCTGTGCGTGGTCGTGCACTCGTAG